In Bacillus sp. DX3.1, the following proteins share a genomic window:
- a CDS encoding amino acid permease, giving the protein MANKELKRGLEARHIQMIALGGTIGVGLFMGSASTIQWTGPSVMLAYAIAGIFIFFIMRAMGEMLYVEPGTGSFATFGHKYIHPLAGYMTAWSNWFQWVIVGMSEIIAVGAYMQYWFPDLPAWVPGIITMVILGAANLISVKSFGEFEFWFAMIKIVTIVLMIIAGFGLIFFGFGNGGNAIGLSNLWENGGFFTGGWSGFFFALSLVVGAYQGVELIGITAGEAKDPKKTLTKAIQSTIWRILIFYIGAIFVIVTVYPWDQLSSIGSPFVATFAKVGITAAAGLINFVVITAAMSGCNSGIYSAGRMLYTLGVNGQAPKYFAKISRNGVPLFGTIGVLIGLAIGVILSYIAPKNLFVYVYSASVLPGMVPWFVILISQIRFRKAKGAEMDNHPFKMPFAPVTNYLTIVFLIMVLIGMWFNEDTRISLIVGVIFLAIVIISFYAFGIGKRVPVDAQTDDEVTNR; this is encoded by the coding sequence GTGGCAAACAAAGAACTAAAGAGAGGCTTGGAAGCGCGTCATATTCAGATGATTGCTTTGGGCGGTACAATTGGTGTTGGTTTATTTATGGGTTCAGCCAGCACGATTCAATGGACAGGCCCGTCAGTAATGCTTGCTTATGCAATCGCAGGGATTTTTATATTCTTCATTATGCGTGCAATGGGAGAAATGTTGTATGTAGAGCCAGGTACAGGTTCATTTGCGACGTTTGGCCATAAGTATATACATCCATTAGCAGGGTATATGACAGCATGGAGTAACTGGTTCCAGTGGGTAATTGTTGGAATGTCAGAAATTATAGCAGTTGGGGCATACATGCAGTATTGGTTCCCGGATCTGCCGGCTTGGGTGCCAGGTATCATCACAATGGTGATTCTTGGTGCGGCAAACTTAATTTCTGTTAAATCATTTGGTGAATTTGAATTTTGGTTTGCGATGATTAAGATCGTTACAATTGTGTTGATGATTATTGCGGGGTTTGGACTTATTTTCTTCGGATTTGGTAACGGAGGGAATGCAATCGGTTTATCTAACCTTTGGGAAAATGGCGGCTTCTTTACGGGTGGCTGGTCAGGGTTCTTCTTTGCACTATCACTAGTTGTTGGGGCTTATCAAGGTGTCGAATTAATTGGGATTACAGCTGGCGAAGCAAAAGACCCGAAAAAAACGTTAACTAAAGCGATTCAAAGTACGATTTGGCGTATTTTAATCTTCTATATTGGTGCGATTTTTGTTATTGTAACTGTTTACCCTTGGGATCAACTAAGCTCAATTGGTAGCCCGTTTGTTGCAACTTTTGCAAAAGTTGGGATTACAGCAGCTGCTGGACTGATTAACTTTGTCGTAATCACAGCTGCAATGTCTGGCTGTAACAGTGGTATTTACAGTGCAGGACGTATGCTTTATACATTAGGAGTGAACGGACAAGCGCCAAAATACTTTGCAAAAATTTCCCGTAACGGTGTGCCTTTATTCGGTACGATTGGTGTCTTAATTGGTTTAGCGATTGGCGTTATTTTAAGTTATATTGCACCAAAAAACTTATTCGTGTATGTATACAGTGCAAGTGTGCTTCCTGGTATGGTTCCGTGGTTTGTCATTCTGATTAGTCAAATTCGATTCAGAAAAGCAAAAGGAGCTGAAATGGACAATCATCCGTTCAAAATGCCCTTTGCGCCTGTTACAAACTATTTAACGATTGTCTTTTTAATTATGGTACTAATTGGTATGTGGTTCAATGAAGACACACGGATCTCCCTTATTGTAGGAGTTATTTTTCTGGCTATCGTTATCATTAGTTTTTATGCTTTTGGAATAGGCAAACGTGTTCCAGTAGATGCTCAAACAGATGATGAAGTGACTAACCGATAA
- a CDS encoding PLP-dependent aminotransferase family protein, producing MEWKPNRADKTPLYKQIADYIERGISSGEFSSDSMLPSERTLAKELQVNRSTIVAAYEELKSLGVVERKKGSGTRVNTDIWGISRKRIPNWGRYVEDGSFLPNLPLVQRIRTETQKDDLINLASGELSPDLFPTDQFRTILSEQTFTGNLGYDHPQGNEMLRKTISSHVDAYKNIDADPCSILITSGAQQALNLIVQCLLKPGDAIAIEDPSYCFSLPMFKSAGLKIFHLPVDQHGMNPDDLINLHKKHRIRMIFLNPDYQNPTGTVLSLSRRKKILELSSEFGIPIVEDDPYSLTSFNGEVNPTLKSMDPNGNVLYISSLSKIVASGLRIGWVIGPPRVIERLADAKQQVDFGHSVFTQWIANQFLESENFHAHISMLRKQLKQRRNQLITSLGELLGDRIEFFVPEGGIHLWCKVQDSINEHYLLGRAIQNGVAFVPGSVLGSEKEYVRFTFGRVNTNHIHVGVTRFVETLNSIR from the coding sequence ATGGAATGGAAACCCAATCGTGCAGATAAGACGCCGCTCTACAAACAAATTGCTGACTATATAGAACGGGGAATTTCTTCAGGAGAATTTTCTTCAGATAGTATGTTACCTTCGGAACGTACTTTAGCAAAAGAGTTGCAAGTTAACCGCAGTACGATAGTAGCAGCATATGAGGAACTGAAATCACTTGGGGTAGTAGAGAGAAAAAAAGGAAGCGGAACGCGTGTAAACACAGATATATGGGGGATATCGCGTAAACGTATCCCAAACTGGGGTAGATATGTAGAAGATGGTTCATTTCTCCCGAATCTGCCACTGGTTCAACGAATTCGAACTGAAACTCAAAAGGATGATTTGATTAATTTGGCTAGCGGTGAATTGTCACCAGATTTGTTTCCAACCGATCAGTTTCGTACTATTCTCTCAGAACAAACATTTACGGGGAATCTGGGTTATGATCATCCACAAGGAAATGAAATGTTAAGGAAAACAATTTCTTCACATGTTGATGCATATAAAAACATAGATGCTGATCCATGTTCTATTTTAATCACATCGGGGGCTCAACAAGCGCTTAATCTTATTGTTCAATGCTTGCTTAAACCGGGAGATGCTATTGCTATTGAGGATCCATCTTATTGTTTTTCGCTTCCGATGTTCAAATCTGCTGGGTTAAAAATATTCCATTTACCTGTGGATCAACATGGCATGAATCCGGATGATCTGATAAATTTACACAAAAAGCACCGAATTCGAATGATATTTCTAAATCCGGATTATCAAAATCCAACCGGAACGGTTCTTTCATTGTCCCGTCGTAAAAAGATTTTGGAATTGTCATCTGAATTTGGTATACCAATTGTGGAAGATGATCCTTATAGCTTAACTTCCTTCAATGGAGAAGTAAATCCAACCTTAAAATCCATGGATCCTAATGGAAATGTTCTGTATATAAGTTCATTATCGAAAATCGTAGCATCTGGATTGCGAATTGGGTGGGTTATTGGTCCTCCGCGAGTCATTGAACGTTTAGCAGATGCAAAGCAGCAAGTAGATTTTGGACATAGTGTTTTCACTCAATGGATAGCAAATCAATTTTTAGAATCAGAAAATTTTCATGCACATATCTCTATGCTTCGCAAACAACTTAAACAGAGAAGGAATCAATTAATCACAAGTCTTGGTGAACTTTTAGGTGATCGGATTGAATTTTTTGTTCCAGAGGGTGGAATCCATTTATGGTGTAAGGTGCAGGACTCAATTAATGAACATTATTTATTAGGAAGAGCTATACAAAATGGTGTAGCTTTTGTTCCAGGGAGTGTTTTGGGTTCGGAAAAAGAGTATGTACGCTTTACTTTTGGAAGAGTAAACACGAACCACATTCATGTAGGGGTTACAAGATTTGTGGAGACTCTAAATAGCATTCGATAA